GAAAAGGACCACCGGGTTTACGGCGCGATCGACGGCGCCGTTCGCGGGAGCATGTGGCGTCAGGTCCAGCCGAGGTGGATGGAGTGGCAGAAGCTGTTCCTCTCCATCATCCCGTTCCCGGAGATCTCCGCCGCGCGGGCGATGCCGCTCCTCACGGAGGCGGTCCCGAACCCGGAGATCCACAACGGCCTCGCGTTTCAGATGATAGACGAGGTAAGGCACTCGTCCATCCAGATGAACCTCAAGCGCGAGTACATGAAGAACTACATAGACCCGGCGGGCTTCGACATCACCGAGAAGGCGTTCTCGAACAACTACGCCGGGACGATCGGGCGTCAGTTCGGCGAGGGCTTTATTACGGGCGACGCCATAACCGCCTGCAACATCTACCTGCAGGTCGTTGCGGAGACGGCGTTCACGAACACCCTGTTCGTTGCGATGCCTTCCGAGGCCGCCGCAAACGGCGACTACCTTCTGCCGACGGTGTTCCTCTCGGTTCAGTCCGACGAATCGCGGCACATGAACAACGGCTACGGCACGCTGCTCATGGCGCTCGCAAACGACGAGAACAAGGACCTTCTCGAACGCGACCTTATTTATTCGCTGTGGAACCAGCACGCGGTCGTTGACGCGGCAATCGGTACGTTCATCGAGTACGGCACGAAGGATCGCAGGAAGGATCGCGACTCCTACGCCGAGATGTGGAAACGCTGGTACTACGATGATTACTATCGCAGCTATCTGGTGCCGCTCGAGAAGTACGGCCTGAAGGTCCCGCACGACGTTATCGAGGACTCGTGGGACAGGATCTGGAACGGCTGGTACGTACACTACGTGGCGCAGTTCTTCGCCACGGGCTGGTTCGCCAACTACTGGCGCATAGACCCGATGACCGAGGACGACTTCGAGTGGTTCGAGCACAAGTATCCGGGCTGGTACAACAAGTTCGGCAAGTGGTGGGAACACTACAGCGCGCTCTCCGAACCTAACGGCCACAAGCCGATAGCCTTCGAGGATACGGGCTACGTCTACCCTCACCGCTGCTGGAGCTGCATGGTCCCGTGCCTTATCCGCGAGGACACCGTCTTCGACTACGTCGACGGACAGTGGAGAACCTACTGCCACAAGCACTGCCACTGGACGGACACCGTCGCCTTCCGCGAGGAGTACAAGGGCCGTCCGACCCCGGCGATGGGCAAGATGACCGGTAAGCGCGAGTGGGAGACGCTCTATCACGGCTGGGACCTCGCCGACGTGTCGAAAGACCTCGGTTACGTCCGGGACGACGGCAACACCCTTGTAGCGCAGCCACACGTCATCATGGAACAGGACAAGATGTGGACGCTCGATAAGATCAAGGGCATCGAGTTCCAGAGCCCGAACGTCCTCTTGAACCAGATGTCAGACGATGAGCGCGAAAAGCACATAGCCGATTACAAGGCTGGCTTTACAATAAACAGCTCGATCTAGCCTTCGACCTAAACGGGCAGAAACACACTAGCCGAAACAACAGAAGCAACACCGAGCGACCGGGGGAACGAAACCCCGGTCGCTCCTCTGTTTCTCTAACTCCTCCACCGCTTCGCTTGTTTTACTGCCGAAATTCCAACCACGCTGGAAGCCTCGAAAGCCGAAATCCCATTCCTTAAATATTGGAAATATAAGCATCTAGTAACATATTGACCGAGCCTTCGGGAGCGGCTACGATCTCATATACGGTTTATCGAGCGGGCAGGAAACTACAACTGCTGGTCTACGAGTCGAGGGGTTGAGGAACAGGATAATGGGAGAGAAGCACAAGGTAAGCTTCGAGCCGGTCGGCATAGAGATAGAGGTTGACGAGGAGGAGACGATCCTCGACGCCGCGTTTCGGCACGGCGTCATGTTGATGCACGGTTGCAAGGAGGGGCAGTGTTCGGCGTGCAAGTCGTTCCTGCTCGACGGTGACCTGGAGATGGACAAGTTCTCCACTTTTGCGCTGAACGAGAGCGAGGAGGACGAAGGCTTTGTCCTACTGTGCAAGGCCCACGCCTACAGCGACCTTGAAATAGAGCTGCTCAGCTTCCGCGAGGAGATGTTGAACACCGGCGTCCCGCTGCAGCTCGTCTACGGTGAAGTCGCGGAGATAGAGAAACTCACGCACGATATCCGGCGGCTCGTGATGAAGCTCGTGGACCCGCCGGAGGCGAACTTCATCCCCGGACAGTACGCAGAGTTGTACATCCCCGGCACCGAGGTACACCGGGCGTACTCGATGGCGAACACCCCCGAGAGCGACGACCGGGCCGAGTTCATCATCAAGGTCTATCCGGGCGGCAGGTTCTCCAGCATGCTCGATGAAGAGCTGGAGGTCGGACAGAAGATGAAGATGAAGCTCCCGTTCGGCGTCTTCTCGCTGCGGGCCAAGTCCGAGAAGGACATGATCTTCATCGGCGGCGGCTCCGGGATGGCTCCCATCTGGTCCATCCTCACCCACATGGTCGAGAAAGGAGTAGAGCGCAAGGCGACCTACTACTACGGCGCCCGCACGAAAAGAGACCTCTTCTTTCTTGAAGAGCTCAAGGAGATGGAGGCGAAGCTCCCGAACTTCAGGTTTGTTCCGGCGCTCTCGGAGCCGGACAGCGCGGAGAGTTGGAGCGGTGAGACGGGGCTTGTCACCGATGTCGTCAAGCGACTGGAGGGCGACCTCACCGGTACCGAGGCGTACCTGGCGGGGCCGCCACCGATGGTGGACGCGGCCATAGCGATGCTCGAGATGAGCGGCGTGGGCGAGGAGGACATCTTCTTCGACAAGTTCACGACGACGGGCGAGGTCGAAGGCTCCGAGAAAAAAGAAGAGAGCGGACCGAGCTTCCCCGGACGAGCCGGCTTCTAGCCCGAAGACCTGCGATAAAAGAAGAGGGGGACAGACGAATGCCCTGAAAACAGCCCCGGGTCCGGAGAACGAAACACAGCATCCAATGCCACCGAAAACAAGCAAAAGACAAGGAGGTTGCCCCTCTGTGAGCGCTACGGATGGAGCAATTACCAAAGGCGTGGGTCGTGGAAGCCGCAGCATACCGCCGATAGTCCTTACGGACGCTGAAGCGGGGGCCGCCGAGTTTGCGAGTTCCAACAGCCGCAGCTACAACTACTTCGAGCCGAAAGGTCGTCGGGCGACCAAGTACGAAGACGTAACGGTAGATGTGCAGCCCGACCCGGAGAAGTACCTGACTCAGGGCTGGATCCTTGGCTGGGCCAACGGCGACATCGGCTACGATGCCAACTGGACAAAGATCAAATCCTCCAACTGGCACCGCTTCCGTGACCCGAACGAGGAGTGGGAGCGGACCTTCTACATCAACAACTCAAACTCCGTGCGGCAGGTCCGTCAGAACATAGACAACGCCCGCTCCGAGGATGTCTTCGACGACTGGAACAAAAGCTGGCTGGAGATCCTCGCCAAACACTTCAGCACCTGGTCGCACGTGGATCAGGGCCTCGGGATGTACGTGTTCATG
This sequence is a window from Rubrobacter indicoceani. Protein-coding genes within it:
- a CDS encoding methane monooxygenase, with translation MARRSVTKAHQKIQELSWEPTFVEKDPKYKTDYKLDKGTQKDPMKQVLQSYFTMQEEKDHRVYGAIDGAVRGSMWRQVQPRWMEWQKLFLSIIPFPEISAARAMPLLTEAVPNPEIHNGLAFQMIDEVRHSSIQMNLKREYMKNYIDPAGFDITEKAFSNNYAGTIGRQFGEGFITGDAITACNIYLQVVAETAFTNTLFVAMPSEAAANGDYLLPTVFLSVQSDESRHMNNGYGTLLMALANDENKDLLERDLIYSLWNQHAVVDAAIGTFIEYGTKDRRKDRDSYAEMWKRWYYDDYYRSYLVPLEKYGLKVPHDVIEDSWDRIWNGWYVHYVAQFFATGWFANYWRIDPMTEDDFEWFEHKYPGWYNKFGKWWEHYSALSEPNGHKPIAFEDTGYVYPHRCWSCMVPCLIREDTVFDYVDGQWRTYCHKHCHWTDTVAFREEYKGRPTPAMGKMTGKREWETLYHGWDLADVSKDLGYVRDDGNTLVAQPHVIMEQDKMWTLDKIKGIEFQSPNVLLNQMSDDEREKHIADYKAGFTINSSI
- a CDS encoding NADH:ubiquinone reductase (Na(+)-transporting) subunit F is translated as MGEKHKVSFEPVGIEIEVDEEETILDAAFRHGVMLMHGCKEGQCSACKSFLLDGDLEMDKFSTFALNESEEDEGFVLLCKAHAYSDLEIELLSFREEMLNTGVPLQLVYGEVAEIEKLTHDIRRLVMKLVDPPEANFIPGQYAELYIPGTEVHRAYSMANTPESDDRAEFIIKVYPGGRFSSMLDEELEVGQKMKMKLPFGVFSLRAKSEKDMIFIGGGSGMAPIWSILTHMVEKGVERKATYYYGARTKRDLFFLEELKEMEAKLPNFRFVPALSEPDSAESWSGETGLVTDVVKRLEGDLTGTEAYLAGPPPMVDAAIAMLEMSGVGEEDIFFDKFTTTGEVEGSEKKEESGPSFPGRAGF